In Lycium ferocissimum isolate CSIRO_LF1 chromosome 11, AGI_CSIRO_Lferr_CH_V1, whole genome shotgun sequence, a single genomic region encodes these proteins:
- the LOC132037159 gene encoding putative calcium-transporting ATPase 13, plasma membrane-type: MTTETISDFSISVEQLADPQNFSIQQLFHALETNPNSGILGDSNDLYRRRKSFGSNNNFSSSSITKKSFHKLTLEAFKDTTIILLLCCATLSLVIGIKSNGLQEGIFDVAIIFLPIFFVVNFSVTFRFFKARWISKKRMARKNKVIRVLRHQQLQQIPTSELVVGDIVFLESGDEVPADGILIQGNSFKFNDGISNLPHERIHHVLFNRTKLVEGNCMCLVTAVGENTERIILMKRVTRFQNDGHESKLHRSIDEMSSFLDKLWLSLSLIFLVVQVFRFLLWNNSWCCDKDRDPKGVKTTVEEIMNEATKYMRRKRGGNGTNKVNGLVAMLCILVFSLKDGLSLGIFIILLYASKDFKKSHQIIVHKLPSCANGALVTTLCLSKTPEFVLNFTTLADLWIGFEKIKNMSAVSGGAKDIAEEVLNTLCEGICMNIIGGVVDEDALLIWAEKVLVGNIEELHGSCTIVSRENRNPCKGLCGVLLQRNKEDGESLHVHWKGEPKQVLSMCSHYFDINGTMQTLDEEKRELFNGKIATNGVHGYGFAYKRVIRQEEERENYPVDTEENDTIIAKDGLSFLGIVVIKNPYSTELRRTIKVCREFGVEIKLMVDDDLNTARLMALNSGILRVEEDLQGAIVEAAEFRCSPKEAQISMCHNIKVMANSCPADKHLLVHCLRKRDGHVASTSTSIRDLPSLKEADVGIFIGENCADLAKEDADIIVVDSNFDKIPTIIILGRYVCTNLEKFIQLQLVLNISAFTSNFVLLFYNPTNDQDQQLTHIQLLWVNLIMEILGALFLALITSAIKPHESEVDQIMLNYSKPTTNYGTGAPIVIKNMLGNIAVQSMLQATLLLMLSMKGKSIFRVDEASLSTMIFNIYVLCQVFLLIISAIEITRTRISKGNIIRRKKWLFMASCLILGIIFVLQVILIQIMSKIDHREKLGIKQWSICIGTAALSLPIHYSAKMISSAMQS, translated from the exons ATGACTACTGAGACCATATCTGACTTCTCAATTAGTGTAGAGCAATTAGCAGATCCTCAAAATTTTAGCATTCAACAACTATTTCATGCACTCGAAACAAATCCAAATTCAGGCATATTGGGTGATTCAAACGATCTCTATCGTCGTCGTAAATCATTTGGTTCAAATAAtaacttctcttcttcttctatcACCAAAAAAAGTTTTCACAAATTGACACTTGAAGCATTCAAAGACACTACTattatccttcttctttgttGTGCCACGCTTTCTCTAGTGATCGGTATCAAGAGTAACGGTCTACAAGAAGGAATATTCGATGTTGCTATAATCTTCCTGCCAATTTTTTTTGTCGTTAATTTTAGTGTTACTTTCAGATTTTTCAAGGCTAGATGGATATCGAAGAAGAGAATGGCACGTAAAAACAAGGTAATTCGTGTTCTTAGACACCAACAACTTCAACAAATTCCGACTTCTGAATTAGTTGTTGGCGATATTGTGTTCTTGGAATCAGGTGATGAGGTTCCTGCTGATGGAATTTTGATTCAGGGAAACTCATTCAAGTTCAATGATGGTATAAGTAATTTACCACACGAACGGATACACCATGTTTTGTTTAATCGTACAAAGTTAGTGGAAGGCAACTGCATGTGTCTGGTGACTGCAGTTGGAGAAAACACTGAGAGAATCATATTGATGAAACGAGTGACGCGTTTCCAAAATGATGGTCATGAGTCAAAACTTCATCGTTCAATTGATGAAATGAGCTCATTTTTGGATAAACTATGGTTGAGTTTATCTTTGATCTTTCTTGTAGTGCAAGTTTTTCGATTTTTGTTGTGGAACAACTCATGGTGTTGTGATAAAGATCGCGATCCTAAGGGTGTGAAAACCACAGTGGAGGAAATAATGAACGAGGCCACGAAATACATGAGGAGGAAGAGAGGTGGAAATGGCACCAATAAGGTTAATGGCTTGGTGGCTATGCTTTGTATTTTGGTGTTTTCATTAAAAGATGGATTATCTTTAGGGATATTCATTATTCTTCTATATGCATCGAAGGATTTCAAAAAGAGCCatcaaatcatagttcataagcTTCCATCTTGTGCTAATGGAGCCCTTGTTACCACCCTGTGCCTCAGCAAAACACCTGAATTTGTTTTGAACTTTACGACGTTGGCGGATCTATGGATTGGTTTcgagaaaatcaagaacatgtcTGCAGTCAGTGGCGGAGCTAAAG ATATTGCTGAGGAAGTCCTGAATACGTTGTGCGAAGGAATTTGCATGAACATAATTGGTGGTGTTGTAGATGAGGATGCACTTCTTATTTGGGCTGAGAAAGTACTTGTTGGCAATATTGAAGAATTGCATGGAAGTTGTACCATCGTAAGCCGTGAAAATCGTAATCCTTGCAAAGGACTATGTGGGGTGCTATTACAGAGAAACAAAGAAGATGGAGAATCTTTGCATGTGCATTGGAAAGGAGAACCAAAGCAAGTTTTATCTATGTGTTCGCATTATTTTGATATTAATGGTACCATGCAAACCCTAGATGAGGAAAAAAGAGAGTTGTTCAATGGAAAAATCGCGACCAATGGAGTTCATGGTTATGGTTTTGCTTATAAACGAGTTATAAGacaggaagaagaaagagaaaattacCCCGTTGATACTGAAGAAAATGATACTATTATCGCGAAAGATGGCTTGAGTTTTTTAGGGATCGTGGTAATAAAGAATCCATATTCAACTGAGTTGAGGCGAACGATTAAAGTGTGTAGAGAATTTGGAGTTGAGATCAAGTTAATGGTGGATGATGACTTGAATACTGCAAGACTAATGGCTCTTAATTCTGGAATTTTAAGAGTTGAAGAAGATTTACAAGGAGCCATAGTTGAAGCTGCTGAATTTAGATGCAGCCCAAAAGAAGCCCAAATTAGTATGTGTCACAATATTAAAGTAATGGCCAATAGTTGTCCAGCTGATAAACACCTTTTGGTACATTGCTTGAGAAAAAGGGACGGACACGTGGCATCAACTAGTACGTCTATTAGAGATTTGCCATCTCTGAAAGAAGCTGATGTTGGGATTTTCATTGGTGAAAATTGTGCGGACTTGGCTAAAGAAGATGCTGATATTATTGTCGTTGACTCAAACTTCGATAAGATCCCAACCATAATAATCTTGGGcag GTACGTATGCACAAATCTTGAGAAGTTCATACAGTTGCAATTGGTACTTAATATTTCTGCCTTCACTTCAAACTTTGTTCTCTTATTTTACAACCCCACAAATGATCAAGATCAACAATTGACACATATTCAGTTGTTGTGGGTAAATCTAATAATGGAAATTCTTGGTGCCTTGTTTTTGGCACTCATAACATCAGCCATAAAGCCTCATGAGTCAGAAGTTGATCAAATCATGTTGAATTATTCGAAGCCGACGACAAATTATGGCACGGGTGCACCTATTGTAATCAAGAACATGTTAGGGAACATAGCTGTTCAATCTATGTTACAAGCTACACTTTTATTGATGCTTTCCATGAAAGGAAAATCCATTTTTCGCGTCGATGAGGCATCGTTGAGTACCATGATCTTCAATATTTATGTGCTATGCCAAGTTTTTTTATTGATCATCAGTGCTATTGAGATCACAAGGACAAGAATTTCCAAAGGGAATATCATCAGAAGGAAAAAATGGTTGTTCATGGCTAGTTGTCTAATTTTAGGgattatttttgttttgcaaGTTATATTAATTCAGATTATGTCAAAGATTGATCATAGGGAAAAATTAGGAATTAAACAGTGGTCCATTTGTATAGGAACTGCAGCTCTATCTTTGCCTATACACTATAGTGCAAAAATGATTTCTAGTGCCATGCAATCTTAA
- the LOC132036038 gene encoding zinc finger CCCH domain-containing protein 18-like isoform X2, with translation MDPFEAARLVHERIMRVEPEHVTRKIIGYIYLQDYPDQEMIRLALGPDTLIHNVIQKAKDALKLNSTPAFRNPSISPVNIADPVLQFSHLSPLSPCSFSSAYLTETPYSVYEPLEQFLRHEETLDSENLNYPSDYCYPEASFIRRSRNFLSPLKFPVKACHYFNKGFCRNGTSCRYFHGHSLSESYSHMIDPNICEYGDEDEVLSPGSLEKLELEITELLKYKKGHPVSIASLPMMYYEKYGRTLQAEGYLTESQRHGKAGYNLTKLLARLKFVHLIERPHGQHSVVLAEDASRYMDPHGERSNPGPIVNGSRQIYLTFPAESTFKEEDVSDYFNTFGPVQDVRMPCQQKRMFGFVTFFSADTVKMVLSTGNPHYVCGARVLVKPYREKPKLPERKYPEKLESSIFYHLEHADFDSRRHARFKSPRLLRKHLMEEQVLELESRRLAQLQLSRRPMATLSYFRPPMDEFNISQQRSSHLLDVRNSGSSDEDNLKYSGSHDADDESNQRDNLPDSPFASAVTSSVSEVI, from the exons ATGGACCCTTTTGAGGCAGCGAGACTTGTGCATGAACGAATCATGAGAGTTGAACCTGAACATGTTACAAGGAAGATTATTGGCTATATTTACTTGCAAGACTATCCCGATCAAGAAATGATTCGATTAGCATTAGGCCCTGATACCTTAATTCACAACGTGATCCAAAAAGCAAAAGATGCACTTAAACTAAACTCAACTCCAGCATTTCGCAATCCTTCTATTAGTCCAGTCAATATAGCAGATCCTGTACTACAATTTTCACACCTTTCACCTCTTTCACCATGTTCATTTTCATCGGCTTATTTAACTGAAACTCCCTACTCCGTCTATGAGCCTCTGGAACAGTTCCTCCGGCACGAAGAAACATTGGACTCTGAAAATTTAAATTACCCAAGTGATTACTGCTATCCAGAAGCATCCTTTATCAGGCGCAGCAGAAATTTTCTGAGTCCACTTAAATTTCCGGTCAAGGCTTGCCACTATTTCAACAAGGGGTTCTGTAGAAACGGTACCAGCTGTCGGTACTTTCACGGTCATTCATTGTCCGAGAGCTACTCGCATATGATTGACCCTAATATATGTGAATACGGTGATGAAGACGAAGTACTTTCGCCTGGTTCCCTAGAGAAATTAGAGCTAGAGATAACGGAGCTCTTGAAATATAAGAAAGGGCATCCTGTTTCAATTGCATCCCTGCCCATGATGTATTATGAGAAGTATGGGAGAACTCTCCAAGCGGAAGGGTATCTAACCGAGAGCCAAAGACATGGTAAAGCTGGCTATAATTTGACAAAGCTTCTTGCTCGATTGAAGTTTGTTCATCTTATTGAAAG GCCTCATGGACAACATTCTGTAGTACTGGCTGAAGATGCATCAAGGTACATGGACCCTCATGGTGAAAGAAGTAATCCGGGTCCTATTGTTAATGGTTCACGTCAAATATATTTGACATTCCCTGCTGAGAGCACTTTTAAGGAGGAAGATGTCTCTGATTACTTCAA CACTTTCGGGCCAGTTCAAGACGTAAGAATGCCGTGTCAGCAGAAACGGATGTTTGGATTTGTTACCTTCTTCAGCGCGGATACCGTAAAAATGGTATTGTCAACAGGAAATCCACATTATGTATGTGGTGCTCGGGTCCTTGTCAAACCTTATAGGGAGAAGCCAAAGCTACCCGAAAG GAAGTACCCGGAGAAGCTGGAGTCATCGATATTTTACCACTTAGAGCATGCTGATTTTGATTCTCGGCGTCACGCAA GATTTAAGTCCCCCAGACTGCTAAGGAAACATTTAATGGAAGAGCAAGTCCTTGAACTTGAGTCTAGGCGACTTGCACAACTGCAGTTATCGCGAAGACCCATGGCCACTCTGTCCTATTTTCGCCCTCCCATGGACGAATTTAACATTTCTCAAC AACGTTCCAGCCATCTATTAGATGTTCGGAACAGCGGGTCCTCGGACGAAGATAACCTCAAGTATTCAGGAAGCCATGATGCTGATGATGAGAG CAATCAACGAGACAACCTGCCAGACAGTCCATTCGCATCTGCAGTAACGAGCAGTGTATCTGAAGTTATATAG
- the LOC132036038 gene encoding zinc finger CCCH domain-containing protein 18-like isoform X1 yields MDPFEAARLVHERIMRVEPEHVTRKIIGYIYLQDYPDQEMIRLALGPDTLIHNVIQKAKDALKLNSTPAFRNPSISPVNIADPVLQFSHLSPLSPCSFSSAYLTETPYSVYEPLEQFLRHEETLDSENLNYPSDYCYPEASFIRRSRNFLSPLKFPVKACHYFNKGFCRNGTSCRYFHGHSLSESYSHMIDPNICEYGDEDEVLSPGSLEKLELEITELLKYKKGHPVSIASLPMMYYEKYGRTLQAEGYLTESQRHGKAGYNLTKLLARLKFVHLIERPHGQHSVVLAEDASRYMDPHGERSNPGPIVNGSRQIYLTFPAESTFKEEDVSDYFNTFGPVQDVRMPCQQKRMFGFVTFFSADTVKMVLSTGNPHYVCGARVLVKPYREKPKLPERKYPEKLESSIFYHLEHADFDSRRHARFKSPRLLRKHLMEEQVLELESRRLAQLQLSRRPMATLSYFRPPMDEFNISQPERSSHLLDVRNSGSSDEDNLKYSGSHDADDESNQRDNLPDSPFASAVTSSVSEVI; encoded by the exons ATGGACCCTTTTGAGGCAGCGAGACTTGTGCATGAACGAATCATGAGAGTTGAACCTGAACATGTTACAAGGAAGATTATTGGCTATATTTACTTGCAAGACTATCCCGATCAAGAAATGATTCGATTAGCATTAGGCCCTGATACCTTAATTCACAACGTGATCCAAAAAGCAAAAGATGCACTTAAACTAAACTCAACTCCAGCATTTCGCAATCCTTCTATTAGTCCAGTCAATATAGCAGATCCTGTACTACAATTTTCACACCTTTCACCTCTTTCACCATGTTCATTTTCATCGGCTTATTTAACTGAAACTCCCTACTCCGTCTATGAGCCTCTGGAACAGTTCCTCCGGCACGAAGAAACATTGGACTCTGAAAATTTAAATTACCCAAGTGATTACTGCTATCCAGAAGCATCCTTTATCAGGCGCAGCAGAAATTTTCTGAGTCCACTTAAATTTCCGGTCAAGGCTTGCCACTATTTCAACAAGGGGTTCTGTAGAAACGGTACCAGCTGTCGGTACTTTCACGGTCATTCATTGTCCGAGAGCTACTCGCATATGATTGACCCTAATATATGTGAATACGGTGATGAAGACGAAGTACTTTCGCCTGGTTCCCTAGAGAAATTAGAGCTAGAGATAACGGAGCTCTTGAAATATAAGAAAGGGCATCCTGTTTCAATTGCATCCCTGCCCATGATGTATTATGAGAAGTATGGGAGAACTCTCCAAGCGGAAGGGTATCTAACCGAGAGCCAAAGACATGGTAAAGCTGGCTATAATTTGACAAAGCTTCTTGCTCGATTGAAGTTTGTTCATCTTATTGAAAG GCCTCATGGACAACATTCTGTAGTACTGGCTGAAGATGCATCAAGGTACATGGACCCTCATGGTGAAAGAAGTAATCCGGGTCCTATTGTTAATGGTTCACGTCAAATATATTTGACATTCCCTGCTGAGAGCACTTTTAAGGAGGAAGATGTCTCTGATTACTTCAA CACTTTCGGGCCAGTTCAAGACGTAAGAATGCCGTGTCAGCAGAAACGGATGTTTGGATTTGTTACCTTCTTCAGCGCGGATACCGTAAAAATGGTATTGTCAACAGGAAATCCACATTATGTATGTGGTGCTCGGGTCCTTGTCAAACCTTATAGGGAGAAGCCAAAGCTACCCGAAAG GAAGTACCCGGAGAAGCTGGAGTCATCGATATTTTACCACTTAGAGCATGCTGATTTTGATTCTCGGCGTCACGCAA GATTTAAGTCCCCCAGACTGCTAAGGAAACATTTAATGGAAGAGCAAGTCCTTGAACTTGAGTCTAGGCGACTTGCACAACTGCAGTTATCGCGAAGACCCATGGCCACTCTGTCCTATTTTCGCCCTCCCATGGACGAATTTAACATTTCTCAAC CAGAACGTTCCAGCCATCTATTAGATGTTCGGAACAGCGGGTCCTCGGACGAAGATAACCTCAAGTATTCAGGAAGCCATGATGCTGATGATGAGAG CAATCAACGAGACAACCTGCCAGACAGTCCATTCGCATCTGCAGTAACGAGCAGTGTATCTGAAGTTATATAG
- the LOC132036986 gene encoding NADH-ubiquinone oxidoreductase 20.9 kDa subunit-like yields MNTDITASAKPEYPVVDRNPPFTKTVANFNTLDYLRLTTITGISVTVGYLSGIKPGIRGPSMVTGGLIGLMGGFMYAYQNSAGRLMGFFPNEAEVAKAKYKI; encoded by the exons ATGAACACAGACATTACAGCATCGGCAAAACCCGAATACCCGGTTGTAGATCGTAACCCACCGTTTACTAAAACCGTTGCCAATTTCAACACACTCGATTACCTCCGTTTAACCACCATTACCGGCATTTCCGTTACCGTTGGCTATCTCTCTG GAATAAAGCCAGGGATTAGGGGGCCGTCGATGGTTACCGGAGGTTTGATTGGGCTAATGGGTGGTTTCATGTACGCTTACCAGAACTCTGCTGGCAGGCTCATGGGTTTTTTCCCTAATGAAGCAGAGGTAGCCAAAGCCAAGTACAAGATTTAA